The region AACACCCGTCACACCTTCCTttgactctctttctctctccaccctTTATTGTCTGCTGGCTGTGGTCTGGTTGTATCCCATCCTGGCCTCTACCCTCTCACCTCCTTTGccacccccacacacatacacagacatacacacacatacacacgcacacacagcctGTCAACCCCTCTGGTCTCTGGTCTAGCTCCAGAGGAATGTTGAGTGTCTCTATAGCCCCCTCCCTGAAGATTAGGCTTCACCATGCCTGCCCCCTCTCCTCATTCCTTTCCAAAGTATGCCCCCTAAGAGCTGCCGCATTTTTATCTGAGCCTGGTGATTGTGACAGATTGGCcaaatgacacacatacacagacacacgttCGTAGACACACGCTGAGGCACAAACAGAGGGGAGGCTGGTCACCCCGGGGAGGGACCAGACAGCACCAAGCTCCAGCTATAAAACCTTCCCAGGATGAGGCCAGTGTCCTGCCCTGAGCTGGACAGTACCTCCTTCCTCTGTGCCAGGACGCCGTCAGGACAGGCAGCAGACGAGCCTCCAACATGAACGACATCTACAAGGCAGCGGTACGTTCTCTCACAACTCACGCGAGATGAAAGTGTAGTTGGTTTGCTCTGGATGGAAGTGATTTGGTTCGTTGGATGCTCAcaaaaaaatctgtgtgtgcAATAGATCTGGTATGAGAATGATGCTGTTTTGGATCAAAAACCATATATCCCTAACAATTATTACTAGTTTGTTACTTATGATCAGTGATTTACTATGCAAGACTGTAATTTCATTCCATCCTATTTAAGTGGGTGTTATATAGAAATTCTGGCACTTGTGTATGCATTTGTTATATGAAAAAAGTCCCCCTCATTAGATCTGACATTGACATTACTTGAATGGTTGACAAATCCCTGTTGATGCGGCTTACACAGCACATCGTCTCCATCACCAGCTGATGTCAAAAAGAGCCTTGACACCATATATGTCTCGAGATGTTCTCCTACTTCAGCCCTATCAAAGCTGATAGGAGCCACTCAGGACGTCACTGACAGGACAGTTCCCTGGTCCGCACTCCACCGCTTCATCCACGACTTCAAATGGAACAGTCCCACTTCACATGGCTAATTTTGGCCAGTTGCTCAGATGCTTCTGCACTCATGGTTCTCTGGTGCCAGAGAAAGGCTTCAGGTTTAGATAAAACCCCCCACGGCTGAATTCCAGCATTATCTATGAGCCTGAGAGCTGTGTGGCTGTCTGTCCACCTCCGCCCCGGATGGTCAGCCGGCTGTCCTGTCCACTCACATCTCCAAGTGAACAGTGCAGCTGAGACAGTAAAAACACATAGGAATGTACAttacatgtgtttgtttagatggattttttttcatacatCATCCCCAGAGGGCTGAGCGTATgcgtgtgtctgtatgtgtgtgtgtttaatttataGTGGACGACAGACAATAACTCTTACATAAGCAgctgtctccctctctcattcGTTGTAGCTTTTCCAGGATTACTGTTCTATTGTTGGGCCAAATCCACAGCTATGCTAATTTAAAGCACTGTGTATTGTGTTCTTTATCTGTGGTTCCTGATCCTcctgtctgtttatttttaactcCTCCTTTTACTGGCTTTCACATATGATATATATGTTCTGTGTTTTGTCAGGGATGGCCCAGTGTGTGGGACCAAAATATTACCTCTGTTGACCGAAAAGTTATCAAAACACATAGACATAATCTAGTCCAGAGACTATTTCACACTTCATAAATCAAGATACCTTAAGTTAATTCCACAGGTGAAACACTAGCATAACTTTTTTGCTTTGGTAGTTGTAACtaaattagggttagggttaggttattAATTACTTAATAGTAACACTTTGAAATACTGTATGAGGTAAACAAAGCATTCACTTACTAAACTTTTTACTTCTTGCAGGTTGAGCAGCTGACAGATGAACAGAAAAATGGTGCGTAAATTGTGCAATATCATCAGTAATTTTGGTGATGAAGTATTTCAAATTGTATCTTTACATATgcttcaaaatgtcattttgtttttcaaatataaatgaattatgaTATCAACTGTATAAAATGTTTGAGGTTGCAAGGTAAAGAGGCTCACCCTGTTTCCCTGTGTGCTGCTTTGGTGTTGTAGAGTTCAAGGCCGCCTTTGACATCTTCGTACAAGATGCGGAGGACGGCTGCATCAGCACCAAGGAGCTGGGGAAGGTGATGAGGATGCTGGGTCAGAACCCCACACCAGAAGAGCTGCAAGAGATGATTGATGAGGTGGATGAAGACGGTAAATcataacacataaaaagaaacaaaatgatttGTTGGTTGCTATTAATCTCTTCAACCCCACAGACCAGCTGGCTATTCCATCATATAGTGCAGACAGGCATTATTCAAAACCCCTCAACTTAATGTCAAATGATCGTCAAGGATCTCGAATACAACAAGACATGTCAGGGTGAATTAAAGGGAAATGCATATCAGATGATGCACAAGTCATCTCGATTTTTTTCATGTGCTGTTATGGTGCAACATAAAGAATAGCAACTTGAATTTAATTGATAAATCTTCAGTGAAGGATATGGTTACCGTATTTGTCATGTTGTCAGACGATGTGCATTTTCATCTCTAACTGAATCTACACAAGGAGACATTTAAGGCCTAGAATTATaggtatatttattttttttaaagaaaagaaaaacttttgaaatgaattttcttcttctcatatGTTACATTACACTGTGTTTACATTGATTAAGAGggtgacattaaaaaaatcctaACCAGTGTGGAGTGTAAAGATATGATGGAGTGTATTGTAATGTGCACAGGGAGTGGCACGGTGGACTTTGATGAGTTCTTAGTCATGATGGTGAGGTGCATGAAGGACGACAGCAAGGGGAAGTCAGAGGAAGAACTGGCAGAGCTGTTTCGCATGTTCGACAAGTGAGTTTCTCGTTTAAACCCTGTTGCTAATTTGCCCCGTTTATGTCTCGGTGAACTAGAAGAATTTATGCCTTGAGAgcacaatattacaataaaataccTTAAATTTAATGATAGAATATCTGCAACCAGAGCATGCAACTATCTGAAAATCACTTAAGACTTGAATTCAAATTGGTCTTCATAGCGTGGTTCCATCAAAGTGTGCTCCACATGTGCAATTATGTGTTCTGACAAAATGCCAAAAAGCTCTGCAGAGTACAGCATGTAGTTTGCTCCATAATCCTTTTTGACAGCACAGAATATTCAAACACCCACTGCATGTAAGCCAGACACCTCGCCTGAGCATCAAAGAATAAACTTgccatacttttttttctctcacagtgATGGGTCTCAAACACTTAAATGCAAGATAGGatcagtcacacaaacacaccacctCCTCCGCTGCCATCTGCAAAGCTTAACTTTCTTGTgtgaatttatatattttactccCTTTTTACTGTGCAGGAATGCAGATGGTTACATTGACCTGGACGAGCTGAAAATGATGCTTGAATCTACAGGAGAGGCAATTACTGAGGACGACATTGAGGAGCTGATGAAAGATGGGGACAAGAACAATGACGGCAAAATTGACTACGATGGTGAGGAATTTGAAGTGTGTTACACTGTTAGAAGATACATGGTGACATAGTTATGTAGAGAAAATTCTGTAGCACTCATCATCCTTTAATCTATCATTTATGTGAAGCTCAGAAATACTCACCAAAAGAGACATTTGCTTGACAAATCTtacatttctctctcatcttACAGTTTCATAG is a window of Scomber scombrus chromosome 10, fScoSco1.1, whole genome shotgun sequence DNA encoding:
- the tnnc1a gene encoding troponin C type 1a (slow), giving the protein MNDIYKAAVEQLTDEQKNEFKAAFDIFVQDAEDGCISTKELGKVMRMLGQNPTPEELQEMIDEVDEDGSGTVDFDEFLVMMVRCMKDDSKGKSEEELAELFRMFDKNADGYIDLDELKMMLESTGEAITEDDIEELMKDGDKNNDGKIDYDEFLEFMKGVE